DNA from Acidobacteriota bacterium:
CTGGCTGCCGGTGACGAGTACGACGGTCGTGTTGCCGCCGGCGATCGCGGGGGCGATGGAGGAAACGAGGCCGAGCAGCGGAGACTCGGGGGCGAGCACGCCGACGACGCCCATCGGCTCGAGGATCGAGAAGTTGAAGTGCGACGTGGCGACCGGATTGACGCTGGAGAACACCTGCTGGAACTTGTCGGTCCAGCCTGCGTAGTGGACGAGCCGGTCGACGGCGGCCTGGACTTCGGCCGCGGCTTCGTCGGGGGTCGCACCGCCGGCGGCCAGCAGGGCCTCGAACTGGCCGCTCCGGCCCTCCAGCATCTCGGCGATCCGGTAGAGGATCTGGCCCCGGTTGTAGGCGGTGCGGGCGGCCCATCCGGCCTGCGCGGCGCGCGCCGCGGTCACCGCGTCCCGCACGTCCTTGCGCGAGCAGCGGCAGATGTTCGCGATCGGCGTGCCGTCTGGCGCCAGAGCCCGGTCGAAGCGTCCCGACTCGGAGCGCGGGAACTTGCCGCCGACGTAGACCTTGTGGGTCTTGAGCACCGGCAACCGGTCGGCCGCAGCCGCTCCCGCGGGTCGCTGCTCGCTCATGCCGCTCGCTCCGGTTGCAGGTAGGCGTGGAGCCCGGCCAGTCCGCCCTCGCGGCCGATGCCGCTTTCCTTGTAGCCGCCGAACGGGGCCGTCGGATCGAACTTGTTGTACGTGTTCGCCCACAACACGCCGGCGCGGATCCGGCTGGTGACGCGGAACGCCTTGGCGCCCTTGTCGCTCCAGACGCCGCCCGAGAGGCCGTAGGGCGTGTTGTTCGCCATCGCGATGCCTTCGTCCACCGTGCGGAACGTCTGCACCGCGAGTACCGGGCCGAAGATCTCCTCCTGAACCACGCGGTGCGACTGGGATGCCTGCAGGAACAGGGTCGGCCGGCACCAGTAGCCGCGTTCCGGCACCGGGCACGATGTCTGGAACGGTTCGGCGCCTTCCGCCTCGCCGATCTCGAGATACTCCTCGATCCTGTCGAGCTGGGCGCGGGAGTTGATCGCGCCGATGTCCGTGTTCTTGTCGAGCGGATCGCCGACGATCAGGGTCTCCATCCGGTCCTTCAGCTTGGAGATCACCTCGTCGGCGACGGACTCCTGGACGAGCAGGCGGGAACCGGCGCAGCAGACGTGCCCCTGGTTGAAGAAGATGCCGTTGACGATGCCCTCCACCGCCTGGTCGACGGCGGCGTCCTCGAACACCAGGTTCGCCGCCTTGCCGCCGAGTTCCAGGGTGTAGTACTTGTCGCTGCCGGCGAGCGCGCGCCGGATCAGCTTGCCGACCTCGGTGGAGCCGGTGAAGGCGACCTTGTCGACGTCTTCGTGCTGGACGATCGCCGCGCCCGTCTCTCCGGCGCCGGTGACGATGTTGACGACCCCGGGCGGAACCCCCGCGTCGCGGATGATCTCGGCCAGCTTGAGCGCGGTGAGCGGTGTCGTCTCCGCCGGCTTGAGCACGACCGTGTTGCCGGCCGCGATGGCCGGCGCGATCTTCCAGGCCGCCATGAGAAGCGGGAAGTTCCACGGGATGACCTGTCCGGCGACGCCGAGCGGCCGGGCCCTACGGCCGGGAAAGGCGTAGTCCAGCTTGTCGGCCCAGCCGGCGTAGTAGAAGAAGTGCGCGGCAGCTAGCGGGATGTCGACATCCCGCGACTCGCGGATCGGCTTGCCGCCGTCGAGCGACTCGGTGATGGCGAGTTCGCGGCCCCGCTCCTGGAGTACCCGGGCGATCCGGTAGACGTACTTGCCGCGCTCCCTGGGCGCGAGCTGTGACCAGACCTCGTCGTAGGCGCGGCGGGCGGACGCCACGGCGGCATCGACGTCGGCGTCCGAGGCGAGGGCCACGTCCGCGATCTTCTCCTCGGTGGCCGGATTCGCCGTCTCGAAGGTCCGGCCGCCTTTCGCGTCCGTGAACTCACCGTCGATGAACAGGCCGTAGCGCTCCCGCAGTTCGACGTGATCGGTCGACTCGGGCGCTGGCGCGTACTCCCAGCCGTCGCCGTT
Protein-coding regions in this window:
- a CDS encoding aldehyde dehydrogenase family protein, which translates into the protein MSEQRPAGAAAADRLPVLKTHKVYVGGKFPRSESGRFDRALAPDGTPIANICRCSRKDVRDAVTAARAAQAGWAARTAYNRGQILYRIAEMLEGRSGQFEALLAAGGATPDEAAAEVQAAVDRLVHYAGWTDKFQQVFSSVNPVATSHFNFSILEPMGVVGVLAPESPLLGLVSSIAPAIAGGNTTVVLVTGSQPLPATTFGEVLNSSDVPGGVVNILTGRRDEMLAPLAAHRDVDGLLLCTADRDVARSAEIEAVHNLKRVALRPSDDWTDIQSPYEITDLQEVKTTWHPIGS
- a CDS encoding aldehyde dehydrogenase family protein: MTSTPSIEAAAPKLRLRNGDGWEYAPAPESTDHVELRERYGLFIDGEFTDAKGGRTFETANPATEEKIADVALASDADVDAAVASARRAYDEVWSQLAPRERGKYVYRIARVLQERGRELAITESLDGGKPIRESRDVDIPLAAAHFFYYAGWADKLDYAFPGRRARPLGVAGQVIPWNFPLLMAAWKIAPAIAAGNTVVLKPAETTPLTALKLAEIIRDAGVPPGVVNIVTGAGETGAAIVQHEDVDKVAFTGSTEVGKLIRRALAGSDKYYTLELGGKAANLVFEDAAVDQAVEGIVNGIFFNQGHVCCAGSRLLVQESVADEVISKLKDRMETLIVGDPLDKNTDIGAINSRAQLDRIEEYLEIGEAEGAEPFQTSCPVPERGYWCRPTLFLQASQSHRVVQEEIFGPVLAVQTFRTVDEGIAMANNTPYGLSGGVWSDKGAKAFRVTSRIRAGVLWANTYNKFDPTAPFGGYKESGIGREGGLAGLHAYLQPERAA